The genomic segment CCCATCAACACGAGGACGTACAGGCCCATCACCCGGCCCCGCATCTGCGCGCTGACCGTCGTCTGCACCAGCGCGTTGGCCGTGGTGAGGAACGTGATCGTGGCGAAGCCCAACGGCACGAGCGCCAGCCCGAACGTCAGGTACGTGGGCATGAACGCGCCGATGAACTCCAGCGCCCCGAGCGCCGCGGCCGACATCAGGAGCAGCCGCAGGCTCGGCCCTCCCCGGCTGCCCCGACGTGCCGCGACGAGCGCGCCGGTGAACGTGCCGACCGCCAGGAGCGTGGAGAGCATCCCGTAGCCGTCGGCCTCGGTGCCGAAGACGTTGGCCGACACGATCGCCAACGACGTGAAGAACGTGATGCCGAACGTGCTCACGAAGAACACCAGCACCATCACGGTCATCAGGTCGGGCCTGCTGCGCACGTACCGCAGTCCCTCGCGCAGCTGCCCCTTGGCGCGGGCGACGGCGGGCGCGCGATACAGCTCGGTCGGGTTCATCAACGCCAGCCCCGCGATCACGGCGATCGTGCTCGCGGCGTTGGCGACGAACAACCAACCCGTGCCCACCAGCACGATCGCGAAACCCGCGATGGCGGGCCCCACGATGCGGGCCAGGTTGAAGATCGACGAGTTCAGCGCCACCGCGTTGGCGGCCTGGTCGCGGCCCACCATCTCGGAGACGAACGACTGCCGTGTGGGCACTTCCAGCGCCGACAGCGTGCCGAGCACGAACGCCAGCGTGTACACCTGCCAGAGCTGCGCGGTCCCGCTCAGCACCAGAAGACCCAGCGCGAGCGCCTGAACCGCGACGCCGGTCTGGATGCCGATGAGGAGCTTGCGCTTGTCGACGCGGTCGGCGAGCACACCCGCCCACAGCGACAACAGCACCGTCGGCATGAACTGCAACGCGACGGCGATACCCAGTGCCACGGGGTCGTAGCCACTGAGCTCGAACACCAGCCAGTCCTGGGCGATGCGCTGCATCCAGGTGCCGATGTTGGAGATGATCTGTCCGCCGAAGAACAGGCGGTAGTTGCGAACCTTGAGAGACGCGAACGTGCCCCGCGATCGTTCGTCGGCGGGGCGCGGCGGTGGGGGTGAATCGGGGATAGCGGGCTGTTTCCGTGTGGTCGCTTCGCTACCCGTGATAGTCACGCGGTGAAGTCGCCTCCTGTCAACGCATGACGGCGTCTAGCCGTGTCTTGCCATGCGATCGATGATTTCCGCTGCCTCGGAGAGCACATGGCGCTCCTCGTCGCTCAACTCGGCCAACCGCTGGTCCAGCCAGGCCTCCCGGCGGGAGATCGTCGCGAGCACGTAGTCGTGCCCCTCCTCGGTGAGCGTGACGATCGCCTGCCTGCCGTCGGTGGGATGCGGGCTGCGCACCACGAAGGACATCTCCTCCAGTGCGGCGATGACCCGCGTCATCGACGGCGGCTGCACCCCTTCCCGGGTGGCCAGCTGTCCCGGCGTCATCGGCCCGCATTTGTGCAGGGTCGACAAAGCCGAGATCTGCGTGAGCGACAGGTCGGTACTGGCTCGCTGTGCCCGCAGCCTGCGGTTCAGCCGAACGACGGCCAGCCTCAGGCGGCTCGCAAGCGATCGTTCGTCAGCAGTTTCCGACACATCCTTAGCATACCTCACGATTGGCCTTCCCTACCCGTTCAGCGGTGAGACGGCCGTCATGATCGCAGGCCGGTGGAAGGCCCTTCTCCGCGTGTGCCGGACACCAGCTCGGTGACGAGGTCGACCGCGGCCCG from the Saccharomonospora azurea NA-128 genome contains:
- a CDS encoding MFS transporter, whose product is MTITGSEATTRKQPAIPDSPPPPRPADERSRGTFASLKVRNYRLFFGGQIISNIGTWMQRIAQDWLVFELSGYDPVALGIAVALQFMPTVLLSLWAGVLADRVDKRKLLIGIQTGVAVQALALGLLVLSGTAQLWQVYTLAFVLGTLSALEVPTRQSFVSEMVGRDQAANAVALNSSIFNLARIVGPAIAGFAIVLVGTGWLFVANAASTIAVIAGLALMNPTELYRAPAVARAKGQLREGLRYVRSRPDLMTVMVLVFFVSTFGITFFTSLAIVSANVFGTEADGYGMLSTLLAVGTFTGALVAARRGSRGGPSLRLLLMSAAALGALEFIGAFMPTYLTFGLALVPLGFATITFLTTANALVQTTVSAQMRGRVMGLYVLVLMGGNPIGGPLTGWMAETFGGRSPFYIGGAVALAAALVCGYLALRARERIGGTQPLPAG
- a CDS encoding MarR family winged helix-turn-helix transcriptional regulator; protein product: MSETADERSLASRLRLAVVRLNRRLRAQRASTDLSLTQISALSTLHKCGPMTPGQLATREGVQPPSMTRVIAALEEMSFVVRSPHPTDGRQAIVTLTEEGHDYVLATISRREAWLDQRLAELSDEERHVLSEAAEIIDRMARHG